A portion of the Vibrio coralliirubri genome contains these proteins:
- a CDS encoding DUF3291 domain-containing protein yields MKLAQLNIALAKYPLDAPEIKEFVDNLELVNGIAESSEGFVWRLKDESGDATNIQAFDDPNMIVNMSVWDSVDSLKNFMFRTHHRDFMRRKGDWFHRLPEDTYVLWWIEEDHIPTLEEAIERLEHLREIGDTPYAFTFKTNFTESEAPK; encoded by the coding sequence ATGAAATTAGCTCAGTTGAATATCGCTCTGGCAAAATACCCGTTAGATGCGCCAGAAATCAAAGAGTTTGTCGATAACTTAGAGTTGGTTAATGGAATTGCAGAAAGCAGTGAAGGGTTCGTTTGGCGTTTGAAAGATGAATCTGGTGACGCCACCAACATCCAAGCTTTCGATGATCCTAATATGATCGTGAACATGTCGGTGTGGGACTCTGTGGATTCGTTAAAGAACTTCATGTTCCGCACACATCACCGTGATTTCATGCGCCGAAAGGGGGATTGGTTTCATCGTTTACCTGAAGATACTTATGTTCTTTGGTGGATCGAGGAAGACCATATTCCCACACTCGAAGAAGCGATAGAGCGACTTGAACACCTCAGAGAAATCGGTGATACGCCGTATGCCTTCACTTTTAAAACCAATTTTACAGAGTCAGAAGCGCCAAAGTAG
- a CDS encoding YnfA family protein has translation MIEFKTVGLFVLTAVAEIVGCYLPYLWLREDKSIWLLIPAAISLALFAWLLTLHPTATGRVYAAYGGVYISVALIWLWLVDGEKPTTWDLVGGSVALLGMAIIMFGPRNA, from the coding sequence GTGATTGAATTTAAAACGGTCGGTCTTTTTGTACTTACGGCGGTGGCCGAGATTGTAGGGTGTTATCTACCTTATCTTTGGTTGAGAGAAGACAAGAGCATTTGGTTATTGATTCCTGCTGCGATAAGCCTGGCATTGTTTGCGTGGTTATTGACGCTTCATCCTACCGCGACAGGGCGTGTTTATGCGGCCTATGGCGGTGTGTATATTTCTGTTGCCCTGATATGGCTGTGGCTTGTTGATGGCGAAAAGCCGACAACGTGGGATCTGGTCGGTGGCTCAGTTGCACTACTCGGTATGGCGATTATTATGTTTGGCCCTCGAAACGCATAA
- a CDS encoding GNAT family N-acetyltransferase: protein MENIRKAQASDLASIQELARDTINACYRSFLGDEGVDWFINSGESDKEVEKQLSNCVVLESNNQIQGYCAFENDFVHILMVSPNIQRSGFGATLLKHVENEMSTLGHEHYRLETFKGNEQAIHFYLKNGWSIDREETDEEFGFVRVYLSKNA, encoded by the coding sequence ATGGAAAATATTAGAAAAGCCCAAGCATCTGATTTAGCGTCAATCCAAGAGCTAGCGAGAGACACAATCAATGCGTGCTACCGTTCATTTTTGGGCGACGAAGGCGTGGATTGGTTCATCAACAGTGGTGAGTCTGATAAAGAAGTTGAGAAACAACTCTCAAATTGTGTCGTGCTTGAATCAAATAATCAGATTCAAGGTTATTGTGCGTTTGAAAATGACTTCGTACATATCTTAATGGTTTCCCCGAACATTCAACGTTCAGGCTTTGGTGCGACTCTTCTCAAGCATGTTGAGAACGAGATGAGCACATTGGGTCATGAACATTATCGTCTTGAAACATTCAAAGGTAATGAGCAAGCGATTCATTTTTATCTGAAAAATGGTTGGTCGATTGATAGGGAAGAAACCGACGAAGAGTTTGGATTTGTTAGGGTTTACTTGAGTAAGAACGCCTAA
- a CDS encoding GNAT family N-acetyltransferase, producing MAISFETQRLKVEEVAGELTVPELSALLERVPGILTPSVVENLPPYFHGIVSGELAEIWLDRMLSESRLLQVKSNDNQLIGFLFAYVEEESDAHIGYLLAEEFWGKGLASELLKGFITEVAKTESWSTLIGGVDRSNIASAHLLKKLSFVEQASDESPVVFYEYKLSRLNS from the coding sequence ATGGCGATCTCGTTTGAAACTCAAAGACTAAAAGTAGAAGAAGTTGCAGGTGAACTTACTGTTCCTGAACTTTCGGCTCTGCTTGAGCGAGTACCTGGTATTCTAACCCCGTCAGTAGTTGAAAACCTTCCACCATACTTTCACGGTATTGTGTCAGGTGAACTGGCTGAAATTTGGCTCGACCGAATGTTGTCGGAGAGCCGCTTACTTCAAGTGAAATCCAACGATAATCAACTGATTGGTTTTCTGTTCGCTTATGTGGAAGAGGAAAGTGATGCTCATATTGGCTACTTGCTTGCAGAAGAGTTCTGGGGCAAAGGTTTAGCGAGTGAGTTATTGAAGGGTTTCATCACGGAAGTCGCTAAAACGGAGTCATGGTCAACACTGATTGGCGGTGTCGATCGTTCAAACATCGCCTCTGCACACTTACTTAAGAAGCTAAGTTTTGTTGAGCAAGCCTCTGATGAAAGTCCCGTGGTTTTCTATGAATATAAGCTTTCTCGTCTTAACTCTTAA
- a CDS encoding efflux RND transporter permease subunit, protein MNLADFAIKQRTFILFFTALSVIAGLFSYFDLGKLEDPSFTIKTAVVVTLYPGASAEEVEQQVTDTVETKLQEMGSLNRLRSLSRPGMSMVFVDLKESLNSKALPQEWDLLRRKVSDMKLLLPSTAQISVVQDEFSEVYGMLFSIHSKDASPAELRRYAEELQRRIKTVDGIKKIELHGVQPRVVHIDIPDERLAQYGLSITQVWSQLNTQNMAFDAGKFSAGTERIRVQQSSEFGSLDGIKNLMIKGGVSEFGTSLIRLGDIADITMGYQEPMMTGNRYNGVPAVTLAMSPVTGVNVVSLGDEINQIVSDFQATLPLGVDISTVANQPEEVQKSIDNFVQNLLESVAIVFIVLSIFMGLKSATIVGSSLLLTILLTLIYMNIASIDLHRVSLGTFILALGMLVDNAIVITDMMIVKINKGVDRTKAAIDSVKETATPLFGATVIAIMGASPVIFSKTDAAEFASSVFLIIASSLLLSWLVAMTFTALMCWFFIKPSKQADNTKVSLYRKSVNWTVDNPLKALTGLIPLILVTALAVPSIAVNFIPQADRPILFLDYWLPNGAKVEQTSEDMKRIEQWLLEQPEVESISTYVGAGAPRFSVTIEPEPFDPAYGQILINATDFPSVSPLIARGDKWLMEEFPNADPRFRSLKLATADKFSVEARFSGPDVEVLHGLSEQAKAIFARHPDTKYVRDDWRQKSKVLEPVINQDKMRFAGINRADIAFAMKRASEGMPLGRMNLNDELVTIQLRGTESSIQSLETLPVRSLLGIHSVPLGQLIDGFELTSEETMIWRRDRVKTITAQAGVGRYTTPAAVRNSVKEQIESIHLPHGYHLEWGGEYYDEHKAVSDILKQLPKAMLLMVIILVAMFNGFKQPVIIFTTLPLAATGATFSLLLLDKPFGFMALIGAVTLTGMIIKNGIVLMDQIELERKNGRSLSDAIKEATVNRTMAISMGALTTALGMIPLLSDLLFDQMAATIIGGLAAATVLSLFVMPALYKLFYRTEQKKTVEEAIKDAVIVLDATSQSTNSGTPTSFNKEQ, encoded by the coding sequence ATGAATCTAGCTGATTTTGCGATCAAACAACGCACCTTCATCCTGTTTTTCACTGCATTGAGTGTTATCGCGGGCCTGTTTTCTTACTTTGATCTTGGCAAGCTCGAAGATCCAAGTTTCACCATTAAAACGGCCGTGGTAGTGACACTCTACCCCGGCGCTTCTGCAGAAGAAGTGGAGCAACAAGTTACGGATACCGTTGAAACTAAACTGCAAGAGATGGGGTCATTGAACCGACTGCGTTCACTGTCTCGTCCGGGCATGTCGATGGTGTTTGTTGACCTAAAAGAGTCTCTTAATTCAAAAGCACTACCACAAGAGTGGGACTTGCTGCGTCGTAAAGTGTCAGACATGAAGCTGTTACTGCCTTCGACGGCGCAGATCAGTGTCGTGCAGGATGAGTTTTCTGAAGTCTACGGCATGCTTTTCTCTATCCACAGTAAGGATGCTTCACCTGCTGAGCTAAGACGTTACGCCGAAGAACTCCAACGTAGAATTAAAACCGTCGATGGCATTAAGAAGATTGAGTTACACGGTGTTCAGCCACGCGTTGTTCATATCGACATCCCAGATGAAAGGTTGGCGCAATACGGCTTATCTATCACACAAGTTTGGTCGCAGCTGAATACGCAAAACATGGCCTTCGATGCGGGCAAATTTTCCGCGGGCACTGAACGTATTCGTGTTCAACAGTCGAGCGAGTTTGGTTCATTAGACGGCATCAAAAACCTGATGATTAAAGGCGGCGTGAGTGAATTCGGAACCAGCTTAATCCGTTTGGGCGATATCGCAGACATCACCATGGGCTACCAAGAGCCAATGATGACGGGAAACCGCTACAACGGCGTACCTGCGGTCACGCTAGCGATGAGCCCAGTGACCGGCGTTAATGTGGTATCGCTTGGCGATGAAATCAATCAGATCGTCAGCGATTTCCAAGCAACTCTGCCGTTAGGCGTTGATATCTCGACGGTAGCAAACCAGCCTGAAGAAGTTCAGAAATCGATCGATAACTTCGTACAAAACTTACTTGAAAGTGTCGCGATTGTGTTCATCGTCCTATCGATTTTCATGGGACTAAAAAGCGCGACCATCGTCGGCTCAAGCTTACTGCTGACTATCTTGCTGACGCTTATCTACATGAACATCGCGTCAATTGACTTACACCGAGTTTCGTTAGGTACGTTCATTCTTGCGCTCGGCATGTTGGTGGATAACGCGATTGTCATCACCGATATGATGATCGTTAAAATCAACAAAGGCGTCGACCGTACCAAAGCCGCAATTGATTCTGTTAAAGAGACAGCAACACCGCTCTTTGGCGCGACAGTTATCGCTATCATGGGTGCAAGCCCTGTTATTTTTTCAAAAACCGATGCGGCTGAGTTCGCAAGCTCGGTATTCCTTATCATCGCCTCTTCACTGTTATTGTCTTGGCTCGTCGCGATGACCTTCACGGCCTTGATGTGTTGGTTCTTTATCAAGCCAAGCAAACAAGCTGACAACACCAAAGTGAGCTTATACCGTAAGAGTGTAAACTGGACGGTAGATAACCCACTCAAAGCACTGACGGGGCTTATTCCGTTGATATTAGTGACGGCATTGGCTGTGCCGAGCATCGCGGTTAACTTCATTCCACAAGCCGACAGGCCCATCCTGTTTCTAGATTACTGGCTACCGAATGGTGCCAAGGTTGAACAAACCTCAGAAGACATGAAGCGCATCGAACAGTGGTTGTTAGAACAGCCGGAAGTCGAGAGTATCTCAACATACGTTGGCGCGGGTGCTCCTCGTTTCTCAGTAACCATTGAGCCAGAGCCGTTTGATCCTGCTTATGGTCAGATCTTGATTAACGCGACCGATTTCCCATCAGTCAGCCCGCTGATTGCGCGTGGTGACAAATGGTTAATGGAAGAGTTTCCAAACGCCGATCCTCGTTTTAGAAGCTTAAAACTGGCGACTGCCGATAAATTCAGTGTTGAAGCGCGTTTCTCCGGCCCAGATGTCGAGGTGCTTCACGGCTTATCAGAGCAAGCTAAAGCGATCTTTGCTCGTCATCCAGACACAAAATACGTGCGTGACGACTGGCGACAAAAGAGCAAGGTTCTAGAACCTGTCATCAACCAAGACAAGATGCGCTTTGCGGGTATTAACCGTGCCGACATTGCATTCGCGATGAAACGCGCGTCAGAAGGTATGCCACTGGGTCGTATGAACTTAAACGACGAACTGGTGACGATTCAACTGCGTGGCACAGAAAGCTCAATTCAGTCGCTAGAAACTCTGCCGGTTCGCTCTCTGTTAGGCATTCACAGCGTTCCACTGGGTCAACTCATTGATGGCTTTGAGCTGACCAGTGAAGAGACCATGATTTGGCGTCGTGACCGCGTAAAAACCATCACTGCACAAGCTGGCGTTGGTCGTTACACCACTCCTGCAGCGGTAAGAAACTCGGTTAAAGAACAAATTGAATCCATCCACCTTCCCCATGGTTACCACTTGGAATGGGGCGGCGAATATTACGACGAGCACAAAGCCGTCAGCGATATTCTTAAGCAGCTGCCTAAAGCAATGCTGTTGATGGTGATTATCTTAGTGGCGATGTTTAACGGCTTCAAACAGCCAGTCATCATCTTCACCACCCTACCGCTTGCGGCGACGGGTGCAACATTCAGCTTATTGCTGTTGGATAAACCATTCGGATTCATGGCATTGATTGGCGCGGTAACCTTGACCGGTATGATCATCAAGAACGGCATTGTATTGATGGACCAAATCGAGCTTGAACGTAAAAACGGTCGCTCACTGTCTGATGCAATCAAAGAAGCAACCGTGAACCGCACAATGGCGATCTCAATGGGTGCGCTCACCACAGCACTTGGCATGATCCCGCTGCTTAGTGACCTGCTATTTGACCAGATGGCGGCAACCATTATCGGTGGTTTGGCTGCAGCAACCGTGTTGTCTCTATTTGTAATGCCTGCGCTGTACAAGCTTTTCTATCGAACCGAACAAAAGAAAACGGTAGAAGAAGCCATCAAAGACGCAGTGATCGTGCTTGATGCAACATCTCAGTCTACAAACAGCGGCACTCCAACCTCATTCAACAAGGAGCAATAA
- a CDS encoding efflux transporter outer membrane subunit, whose protein sequence is MYPLTKFKVAPIALALLLTGCAVGSDYEEPQTTMAETFLYSQGDVNQDVVSQNEQHNHWWTQFNDPTLNQLVADVQNQNIPLKLAAERINMANSYKSVVESFKVPTINVGGGYYNYQLSENDSLLGPVFGASDAVESATGMSLLEAQHDGGFLGASIAWEMDLFGRIDKQSNAATIRVEQAEIFQSGLNTLITADVIHNYLQYRGAQERKAIALENIADQKQTLELVTKVVRSGYGSELDLAQAEAMLAATESIVPQLEIAEQVHKQRMAVLLGESLTKVNQRLAGEFTLPRMNDVIPTGLPSDLLEQRPDIRIAEREMAAINEELGASIANRYPKFFLTGSPGVTAGSFDDLFSSDSFGWAASAGISWNVFDGGRGEAMVKMNEARFRSAALNYQHSVDSAFAEVDSSLFAYGRSQENQKRIDEATIAVDNAVSKAKSLYKAGLVDYLSVLDAQRQQKAMQDRQVAAKLQTANTTIAVYKALGGDWKVANETQSVELARVN, encoded by the coding sequence ATGTATCCATTAACGAAGTTTAAAGTGGCTCCTATTGCTCTTGCCTTGTTGCTGACAGGTTGTGCGGTTGGCTCCGATTACGAAGAACCTCAAACCACCATGGCTGAGACCTTCTTATATAGCCAAGGTGATGTGAACCAAGACGTCGTGAGCCAAAACGAGCAGCACAATCATTGGTGGACACAGTTCAATGACCCTACGCTGAATCAGTTAGTGGCCGATGTTCAAAACCAGAACATCCCACTTAAACTGGCCGCCGAGCGAATCAACATGGCGAACTCATATAAGAGCGTTGTGGAATCATTCAAAGTTCCGACCATCAATGTCGGTGGCGGTTATTACAACTACCAACTGAGTGAGAATGACTCCCTACTTGGCCCCGTATTTGGCGCTTCTGATGCGGTTGAGTCAGCGACCGGCATGTCGTTATTGGAAGCGCAACACGATGGTGGGTTCTTAGGTGCGAGCATCGCGTGGGAAATGGACTTGTTTGGACGTATCGATAAGCAATCCAACGCGGCGACAATTCGAGTTGAACAAGCCGAGATATTCCAATCGGGTTTGAATACCTTGATCACCGCCGATGTTATTCACAACTACCTGCAATATCGTGGCGCTCAAGAGCGAAAAGCGATCGCACTAGAGAACATTGCCGACCAAAAGCAGACTTTAGAACTGGTCACCAAAGTTGTTCGCAGCGGCTACGGCTCTGAGTTAGATCTTGCTCAAGCCGAAGCCATGCTTGCAGCGACTGAATCCATTGTTCCTCAACTTGAAATAGCAGAGCAAGTCCATAAACAACGCATGGCAGTCTTATTAGGCGAGTCGCTTACGAAAGTGAACCAACGTTTAGCGGGTGAATTTACCTTGCCGAGAATGAACGATGTTATTCCGACAGGCTTACCTTCTGACTTGTTAGAACAACGCCCAGACATCCGAATTGCAGAGCGTGAAATGGCAGCCATTAACGAAGAACTCGGCGCAAGCATTGCCAATCGCTATCCAAAGTTCTTCCTAACGGGCTCACCAGGTGTGACGGCGGGAAGTTTTGATGACCTATTCAGTAGCGACTCATTCGGCTGGGCGGCATCTGCAGGCATCAGTTGGAATGTGTTCGATGGCGGCCGAGGCGAAGCCATGGTGAAAATGAACGAAGCAAGGTTCCGTTCTGCTGCGCTCAACTACCAACACTCGGTAGACAGCGCCTTTGCAGAAGTCGATTCAAGCTTGTTTGCCTATGGCCGTAGCCAAGAAAACCAAAAGCGCATCGATGAAGCCACCATTGCCGTCGATAATGCAGTGAGTAAGGCAAAGTCTCTCTATAAAGCGGGCCTAGTCGATTACTTATCGGTGTTAGACGCACAAAGACAACAAAAAGCGATGCAAGATCGTCAAGTAGCCGCCAAGCTTCAAACCGCCAATACCACGATTGCCGTGTATAAAGCCTTAGGTGGCGATTGGAAAGTCGCTAATGAAACGCAGAGTGTCGAATTAGCCCGCGTAAACTAG